The sequence below is a genomic window from Lelliottia sp. JS-SCA-14.
ATATCGCTGATGCCGAAATGGTAGTTAAGCTTAAAGCACGGCGAGCGCGGCTGCGTCACCTGAATCAACGCATCACCCCAGCGGAAAATATCGCCGATAAACACGTTCTGTTCGGTCATCCCGTCCGTCGACAGATTTTCACCAAACGCCGGGGCAACGAACAGATCCGCCTGCTCGGGAAATTCCCGCGCCCAGTGCTGATAGTGCTCGCGCGGATAGTGGCACAGCGCGCGCTCTGGCCCGCCGTGGATTTTCTTCTCGGCCTGCTCATCTCCCGCCAGCCCGAGTTCGGTCAGAGTCAGTTCGCCGTCGACCTGGACTTTGGCAATAGCGCTCGGGCGGCTGCCGTCGTAGTCCCTGATCTTCCCTGTAAACACATTCACCGGATAGTGCATGGTTCGTTGCTCCTTGAGGCAAAAAAAGCGAGCCCTCAGACTCGCTTTTCCCTCTTCTGCGTGCAAGCTTTTTTGCCGCTATTGCACCGTCAGATCGACCGTCAGTTTGTAGTCAAACGTATAGCTGGAGTACCAGTCTTCGCCCCTGAAATTGATAATCCCGATGTAGTGCCCGGCTGGTAACGTCGGGTTATCCGCCTTATCGAAGGTAAAGACCGCATAGATTGGCGCATCGGTCACCTCACAGGTTACCGCAGCGTTCAGTGGCCGCCGCGTGCAAAGAGACTGGCGATAGCCTTTAACATTCACGCTGTACTGCTTTCCATCAGTGGCGACAAGGGCGATCGGCGTAGAGACACTCGCATAGCCCGAAGGCGCCCAGTCCAGTGACGTGGGTCCCACGGTCGGCGAGACGGTCACAAACCCTTGCGACGGGAAACCGACGATAGGCGGCGATTTGTATTCCGAGGTGGCAGAATTAATCACCCAGCTATCGTTGATGTTATTGATAAACACCACGTTATCCACTTTCAGCGTTGAGCCACCCGCAGAAGCTTGTGCTGTGACGGCGGCCAGGCCGATGTCGTGACCTGAAAGGCTGACGTACGCCAAGCCATCATTGCTGGTCAGGGTGCTTGCTGCTGTCAGCTTGTTGAGCGACGTCGTCCACACCACTTCTGCATTCGGCACCAGGTTTCCGTGGGAATCTTTCACCGTGGCGGTATATTTCACCGTGTCCGCACCGTTAGCCGCGACGGTTGTTTTATCCGACGTTAATGTCACCACCGTAGCGGTTTTGCTGTCGCCGATAAAACTCACTTTGGCGGCGTGCATCACTCCCCCCGTGACCGGCAGCGTTGCGGTAACCACCGCATCCCCGGCCTGGGTTGTCGAGCCCAGAATGCTCGCATTCCCCATCGCATCGGTGACGCTGCTGGTCCCGCTGAGCCCCAGAGAGGCACTGTCGCTGCTCCAGTTGACCGTGACGCCCGACAGATTATTCCCGTTACCGTCCTTCACGTTGGTCACCCAGGTCACTTTCTCCTGACCGTCCGCAACGGCCTTCGTTTTATCCGCTTTCAGGGTCTTAAGCGTGGCGCTGCGCGGATCGGCAATGTAATCGACCGTCAGCGTTTGCTTGCTGTTGTTGATCCCCACGCCGACGACCGTGGGCTTCGCGGTCGTCGCCATAAACGACGTCTCAGCGATACCATTGATATTGGTCACGCTGGACTCGCCTAACTGGAACACAACGCTGTCGTTGTCCGTGCGCCAGTACACTACCGCGTTGCGGACCGGGTTATCGTTTTCATCTGTGACCAATGCCTGCAGCGAGACGGTATCGACCCCCGCCACCAGCCCTGTCGTCTGGCTCGCCACCAGCGACGCCACTTTCTCCGTGGCGGTATCAGATATGTAAACCA
It includes:
- the yiiM gene encoding 6-hydroxyaminopurine reductase; translation: MHYPVNVFTGKIRDYDGSRPSAIAKVQVDGELTLTELGLAGDEQAEKKIHGGPERALCHYPREHYQHWAREFPEQADLFVAPAFGENLSTDGMTEQNVFIGDIFRWGDALIQVTQPRSPCFKLNYHFGISDMSAQLQTAGKTGWLYRVILAGQVSADAPLELASRLSDVSVYDACAIAWHMPFDDEQYRRLLSAAGLSTSWTRTMQKRRISAQIEDNSRRLWGK